One window of Curtobacterium sp. 458 genomic DNA carries:
- a CDS encoding LysR substrate-binding domain-containing protein has product MDVDLRQLRAFLAVADELHFGRAAAVLHMAQPALSQQIRRTERELGIDLFVRTSRSVALTPAGRVLQGRARSLLEQAARDLDEAVRVGRGEVGRLDVGFVVSALPLGPIERVQAFRERFPLVRVELTEGYTSHLVARILRGELDLAVVRDPDPDPRVRLLPFRSERFVAAVPTTHRFAGRSEVEGPELVDDPFVFFPAEAGALATERNLAPVTAGGRRPTVVQEATTWATVLHLVGAGLGVTVVPESAALAAPSTVSLLPLAGSEHRSELSWATRADDDREILRNFVAATE; this is encoded by the coding sequence ATGGATGTCGACCTCCGCCAACTCCGCGCGTTCCTCGCGGTCGCGGACGAACTGCACTTCGGACGCGCGGCGGCCGTCCTGCACATGGCCCAGCCCGCGCTGTCGCAGCAGATCCGGCGGACGGAGCGGGAGCTCGGCATCGACCTGTTCGTCCGGACCTCGCGGAGCGTCGCGCTCACCCCTGCCGGCCGCGTGCTGCAGGGTCGCGCGCGGTCGCTGCTCGAGCAGGCGGCGCGGGACCTCGACGAAGCGGTGCGGGTCGGCCGTGGAGAAGTCGGGCGACTCGACGTCGGCTTCGTCGTGTCCGCGCTGCCCCTCGGCCCGATCGAGCGGGTGCAGGCGTTCCGGGAGCGTTTCCCGCTCGTCCGGGTCGAGCTGACCGAGGGCTACACGTCGCACCTCGTCGCACGGATCCTCCGGGGGGAGCTCGACCTCGCCGTGGTCCGCGACCCCGACCCGGATCCGCGCGTCCGGCTGCTGCCGTTCCGGAGCGAGCGGTTCGTCGCCGCCGTCCCCACCACGCACCGGTTCGCGGGCCGGTCGGAGGTCGAGGGGCCCGAGCTCGTCGACGACCCGTTCGTGTTCTTCCCGGCCGAGGCCGGCGCGCTCGCGACCGAACGGAACCTCGCGCCGGTGACCGCTGGCGGCCGTCGCCCCACCGTCGTGCAGGAGGCCACGACCTGGGCGACGGTGCTGCACCTGGTCGGCGCGGGGCTCGGGGTCACGGTCGTCCCGGAGAGCGCCGCGCTCGCCGCACCGTCGACCGTGTCCCTCTTGCCGCTCGCGGGCAGCGAGCACCGCAGCGAGCTGTCCTGGGCGACGCGGGCGGACGACGATCGCGAGATCCTGCGGAACTTCGTCGCGGCGACCGAGTAG
- a CDS encoding DUF2510 domain-containing protein, with amino-acid sequence MTNTQAGWYDDGSGTMRWWDGTAWTEQVQPPAAPAPGIGGVIGRIQAEASAGGQARLAPTGMSYVVLQVVLKEKFFGTGSGNLTELERSINAQAALGYRLHTITTSSSGSTGFGGGDRIQATMVFEKLV; translated from the coding sequence ATGACGAACACGCAGGCGGGTTGGTACGACGACGGGTCCGGCACCATGCGGTGGTGGGACGGCACGGCGTGGACGGAGCAGGTGCAGCCCCCGGCCGCACCCGCACCGGGGATCGGCGGGGTGATCGGACGCATCCAGGCCGAGGCGTCCGCCGGTGGGCAGGCACGCCTGGCGCCGACGGGGATGAGCTACGTCGTGCTGCAGGTCGTGCTCAAGGAGAAGTTCTTCGGGACCGGGTCGGGCAACCTCACGGAACTCGAGCGGTCGATCAACGCGCAGGCGGCACTCGGCTACCGCCTCCACACGATCACGACGTCGTCCTCGGGCAGCACCGGGTTCGGCGGGGGTGACCGCATCCAGGCGACGATGGTGTTCGAGAAGCTGGTCTGA
- a CDS encoding HD domain-containing protein, which yields MTTDVDALLAPPTAVAARALDVVRAWSTPALANHCLRSWAWATVIADASGLEPDRELLFVSAMLHDLGVTPSFDAHAVPFEDAGGAVGSVFALGAGWDAARARRVGEVIERHMWTSVDPDVDIEGHLLEVATSLDVSGAGFDLVPDAVLRAVTAAVPRLDFSSAFDGLVHEQAERKPSSAAARLDGSGNVAVGGARWDAFLA from the coding sequence GTGACCACCGACGTCGACGCCCTGCTGGCCCCGCCGACCGCCGTCGCCGCTCGCGCGCTCGACGTCGTGCGCGCATGGTCGACGCCCGCACTCGCCAACCACTGCCTCCGCTCCTGGGCATGGGCGACGGTCATCGCCGACGCCTCCGGGCTCGAGCCGGACCGCGAGCTGCTGTTCGTGTCGGCGATGCTGCACGACCTCGGGGTGACGCCGTCGTTCGACGCGCACGCGGTGCCGTTCGAGGACGCCGGCGGCGCCGTCGGCTCGGTGTTCGCCCTCGGCGCGGGGTGGGACGCGGCTCGGGCCCGCCGTGTCGGCGAGGTCATCGAGCGCCACATGTGGACCTCGGTGGACCCCGACGTCGACATCGAGGGGCACCTGCTCGAGGTCGCGACGTCGCTCGACGTGTCCGGCGCGGGGTTCGACCTCGTGCCCGACGCCGTGCTCCGCGCAGTGACCGCCGCGGTCCCCCGTCTCGACTTCTCCAGCGCCTTCGACGGGCTCGTCCACGAGCAGGCGGAGCGCAAGCCGTCATCCGCGGCCGCACGACTCGACGGCTCGGGCAACGTCGCCGTCGGTGGAGCACGCTGGGACGCGTTCCTGGCCTGA
- a CDS encoding GNAT family N-acetyltransferase: protein MPDTTAPAATAPATVTIADLATQADAEAFRTLNEAWITRFFALEDEDRRYLGDPLGHIVEPGGAVLVARLAADAGGGAETVIGCVGLAPTAPGEYELVKMAVSTDHQGHRTGRRLIAAALGRARELGARRVVLESNSGLASAVHLYEAFGFRHLEPHEVAPSPYARADVHMRLDLA, encoded by the coding sequence ATGCCCGACACCACCGCTCCCGCCGCCACCGCTCCCGCCACGGTCACGATCGCCGACCTCGCCACGCAGGCCGACGCCGAGGCGTTCCGCACCCTCAACGAAGCGTGGATCACCCGGTTCTTCGCACTGGAGGACGAGGACCGCCGGTACCTCGGCGACCCGCTCGGCCACATCGTCGAGCCGGGCGGCGCGGTGCTCGTCGCCCGGCTCGCCGCGGACGCCGGCGGCGGCGCCGAGACCGTGATCGGCTGCGTCGGCCTCGCCCCCACAGCACCCGGCGAGTACGAGCTCGTGAAGATGGCCGTCTCCACCGACCACCAGGGGCACCGCACGGGTCGTCGCCTCATCGCCGCGGCACTGGGCCGGGCGCGGGAGCTCGGCGCCCGCCGGGTCGTCCTCGAGAGCAACTCCGGGCTCGCGAGCGCCGTGCACCTGTACGAGGCGTTCGGCTTCCGGCACCTCGAACCGCACGAGGTCGCGCCGAGTCCGTACGCCCGCGCCGACGTCCACATGCGACTCGACCTCGCCTGA
- a CDS encoding NUDIX domain-containing protein — translation MAVHEHFGVYGAWLQHGRLVTVEKARGPFTGWLDLPGGSPEAGETDVDTLRRELDEECGVSVSEVLRWSDFDVRVDRASDGTPIDFRHRGRIAVVLVDGPVAAVEGVEDVARVVLLAPGDPRPVTPTVSSAWRSLA, via the coding sequence GTGGCGGTCCACGAGCACTTCGGCGTGTACGGCGCATGGCTGCAACACGGCCGGCTCGTGACGGTCGAGAAGGCTCGAGGTCCGTTCACGGGCTGGCTCGACCTGCCCGGAGGGTCGCCCGAGGCCGGGGAGACGGACGTCGACACGCTTCGCCGTGAGCTGGACGAGGAGTGCGGCGTGTCGGTGTCCGAAGTGCTCAGGTGGTCAGACTTCGACGTCCGCGTCGACCGCGCGAGCGACGGCACACCGATCGACTTCCGGCACCGGGGGCGGATCGCCGTCGTGTTGGTGGACGGGCCGGTCGCGGCGGTCGAGGGCGTCGAGGACGTCGCACGGGTCGTGCTCCTGGCACCTGGCGATCCCCGTCCGGTGACGCCGACGGTCTCGTCGGCGTGGCGCTCGCTTGCGTAG
- a CDS encoding alpha/beta hydrolase → MTSPTIVLVHGAFADSASFAPVTRLLLDRGFTVRVPAVPNRSLSGDAAAIRAVVEQIDGPVLLVGHSYGGAVITVAGVAENVVGLVYVAGYALEEGESLAQLQGGFPDSDLAQNLVYAPYPVEGGEPGTDVSVVVEAFPDVFAAGIDRATAEVLAVSQRPLSAVAFGEPASVTAWRTKPGWGIVSAADHTINPDVERFGYERAGLRSVVELDAPHLVMHSHPAEVTEVITTAIAELG, encoded by the coding sequence ATGACATCGCCCACCATCGTGCTCGTCCACGGAGCCTTCGCGGACTCCGCGAGCTTCGCTCCCGTGACCCGGCTGCTGCTCGACCGCGGCTTCACCGTCCGCGTCCCTGCCGTCCCGAACCGGAGCCTGTCGGGCGATGCGGCCGCGATCCGAGCCGTCGTTGAGCAGATCGACGGACCCGTGCTCCTCGTCGGCCACAGCTACGGCGGCGCCGTCATCACCGTCGCCGGGGTCGCCGAGAACGTCGTGGGCCTCGTCTACGTCGCGGGCTACGCGCTCGAGGAGGGGGAGAGCCTGGCACAGCTGCAGGGCGGCTTCCCGGACTCGGACCTCGCGCAGAACCTCGTGTACGCGCCGTACCCGGTCGAGGGCGGCGAGCCGGGCACCGACGTCTCGGTCGTCGTCGAGGCGTTCCCGGACGTGTTCGCCGCCGGCATCGACCGGGCGACCGCGGAGGTACTCGCGGTGTCGCAGCGACCGCTCTCGGCGGTGGCGTTCGGCGAGCCCGCGTCCGTGACGGCCTGGCGGACCAAGCCGGGTTGGGGCATCGTCTCCGCCGCGGACCACACCATCAACCCGGACGTCGAGCGCTTCGGGTACGAGCGCGCCGGCCTGCGCTCCGTCGTGGAGCTCGACGCCCCGCACCTCGTGATGCACTCGCACCCCGCCGAGGTGACCGAGGTCATCACGACCGCGATCGCCGAGCTCGGCTGA
- a CDS encoding nucleotidyltransferase domain-containing protein, whose protein sequence is MSVEEDTVHEKVAALLCAARSDIGMTLEDVAAAADIDPALLSAWEVGDGTPETSELARILRTVRLRPGVPLALHADEILDAADRHHLVNVRVFGSAVRGHDTEDSDIDLFVGATSSTSLFDLGGFALAVEGLTGIEVDLLIDDLGDDPHFAHVLAEAVPL, encoded by the coding sequence ATGTCGGTGGAAGAGGACACGGTTCACGAGAAGGTCGCCGCGCTCCTGTGTGCGGCCCGTTCGGACATCGGCATGACGTTGGAGGACGTCGCGGCGGCGGCCGACATCGATCCCGCGCTGCTCTCCGCGTGGGAAGTCGGGGACGGCACCCCGGAAACGTCGGAGCTGGCGAGGATCCTGCGGACAGTCCGGCTCCGCCCGGGCGTTCCTCTCGCGCTCCATGCCGACGAGATCCTCGACGCCGCCGACCGGCATCACCTGGTCAACGTCCGCGTGTTCGGGTCGGCTGTTCGTGGGCACGACACCGAGGACAGCGACATCGACCTCTTCGTCGGCGCAACGTCATCGACGAGCCTGTTCGACCTCGGCGGCTTCGCGCTCGCGGTCGAAGGTCTGACCGGTATCGAGGTCGACCTCTTGATCGATGACCTCGGGGACGATCCGCACTTCGCACATGTGCTCGCCGAGGCAGTGCCGCTCTGA
- the ychF gene encoding redox-regulated ATPase YchF, which translates to MALTIGIVGLPNVGKSTLFNALTKNQVLAANYPFATIEPNVGVVNLPDPRLDQLATLFNSEKTVPAPVSFVDIAGIVKGASEGEGLGNKFLANIREADAIAQVVRGFADDDVVHVANKVSPKDDLEVINTELILADLETIEKALPRYEKTVKLKQAEPIVLDTAREAKAALEQGTLLSATSIDLTPIAELGLLSAKPFIFVFNVDESILTDESRKAELSALVAPAQAVFLDAKIESELIDLDPEDAAELLESTGQTESGLDQLARIGFDTLGLQTYLTAGPKESRAWTIGKGWKAPQAAGVIHTDFEKGFIKAEVISFEDLMEAGSIAEARAHGKARIEGKDYVMQDGDVVEFRFNN; encoded by the coding sequence GTGGCTCTCACCATCGGAATCGTCGGTCTCCCGAACGTCGGCAAGTCGACCCTGTTCAACGCCCTGACCAAGAACCAGGTCCTCGCCGCGAACTACCCGTTCGCGACGATCGAACCGAACGTCGGCGTGGTGAACCTGCCCGATCCGCGGCTCGACCAGCTCGCGACGCTCTTCAACTCCGAGAAGACCGTGCCCGCGCCCGTGTCGTTCGTCGACATCGCCGGCATCGTGAAGGGCGCCAGCGAGGGGGAGGGGCTCGGCAACAAGTTCCTCGCGAACATCCGCGAGGCCGACGCCATCGCGCAGGTCGTCCGCGGCTTCGCTGACGACGACGTGGTGCACGTGGCGAACAAGGTCTCGCCGAAGGACGACCTCGAGGTCATCAACACCGAGCTGATCCTCGCCGACCTCGAGACCATCGAGAAGGCACTGCCGCGGTACGAGAAGACCGTGAAGCTCAAGCAGGCCGAGCCGATCGTGCTCGACACCGCCCGTGAGGCGAAGGCCGCGCTCGAGCAGGGGACGCTGCTGTCCGCGACCTCGATCGACCTGACGCCGATCGCCGAACTCGGGCTGCTCTCCGCGAAGCCCTTCATCTTCGTGTTCAACGTCGACGAGTCGATCCTCACCGACGAGTCGCGCAAGGCCGAGCTGTCCGCGCTCGTCGCCCCCGCGCAGGCCGTGTTCCTCGACGCGAAGATCGAGTCGGAGCTCATCGACCTCGACCCCGAGGACGCCGCCGAGCTCCTCGAGTCGACCGGGCAGACCGAGTCCGGGCTCGACCAGCTCGCGCGCATCGGCTTCGACACCCTCGGGCTGCAGACCTACCTCACGGCCGGGCCGAAGGAGTCGCGGGCGTGGACGATCGGCAAGGGGTGGAAAGCGCCCCAGGCTGCCGGGGTCATCCACACCGACTTCGAGAAGGGCTTCATCAAGGCCGAGGTCATCTCGTTCGAGGACCTCATGGAGGCCGGCTCGATCGCCGAGGCCCGTGCGCACGGCAAGGCGCGGATCGAGGGCAAGGACTACGTCATGCAGGACGGCGACGTGGTGGAGTTCCGCTTCAACAACTAG
- a CDS encoding alpha/beta hydrolase produces MAFITTDDGAEIYYKDWGSHDAQPIVFHHGWPLSSDDWDAQMLFFLSQGFRVVASDRRGHGRSSQIDTGHDMDHYASDVSAVVEHLDLHDAVHVGHSTGGGQVARYVAQYGQPQGRVAKAVLVAAVPPLMLKTEDNPEGTDISVFDGFREALAANRAEFFQAVASGPFYGYNRPGVELSEPVVANWWRQGMTGSALAHLEGIKAFSETDQTEDLRAITVPVLVLQGDDDQVVPYQAASVKQAELLQDATLKIYEGYPHGLLTTHADVLNRDILEFIQQ; encoded by the coding sequence ATGGCCTTCATCACCACCGACGACGGCGCCGAGATCTACTACAAGGACTGGGGCAGCCACGACGCCCAGCCGATCGTGTTCCACCACGGATGGCCGCTGTCGTCCGACGACTGGGACGCGCAGATGCTCTTCTTCCTGTCCCAGGGCTTCCGCGTCGTCGCGAGCGATCGCCGCGGGCACGGGCGCTCCTCGCAGATCGACACCGGGCACGACATGGACCACTACGCGAGCGACGTCTCGGCCGTGGTCGAGCACCTCGACCTGCACGACGCGGTCCACGTCGGCCACTCCACCGGCGGTGGCCAGGTCGCCCGCTACGTCGCCCAGTACGGCCAGCCCCAGGGCCGGGTGGCGAAGGCCGTGCTCGTCGCCGCGGTGCCGCCCCTCATGCTCAAGACCGAGGACAACCCCGAGGGCACGGACATCTCGGTGTTCGACGGCTTCCGTGAGGCCCTCGCGGCCAACCGCGCCGAATTCTTCCAGGCAGTCGCGTCCGGCCCGTTCTACGGCTACAACCGTCCCGGCGTCGAGCTGTCCGAGCCGGTCGTCGCGAACTGGTGGCGGCAGGGCATGACCGGCAGCGCGCTCGCCCACCTCGAGGGGATCAAGGCGTTCTCGGAGACCGACCAGACCGAGGACCTCCGGGCGATCACGGTGCCCGTGCTCGTCCTGCAGGGCGACGACGACCAGGTGGTGCCGTACCAGGCGGCTTCCGTCAAGCAGGCCGAGCTGCTGCAGGACGCGACGCTGAAGATCTACGAGGGGTACCCGCACGGCCTGCTCACGACGCACGCCGACGTCCTCAACCGGGACATCCTCGAGTTCATCCAGCAGTGA
- a CDS encoding phage tail protein, which yields MSSVVDFVNVSTVGLESSPVADALAGLRANEARYFTNKYDLEFTTERAADVPDLVEYVARVLRERDIEIASTPLEATEFEVEGVRWTYVFYESGLSINVLYTLEPGGKRAVGFKLSDGMEVPEELADKFKFVRQRSKLAGTIRGSYFVVKGEY from the coding sequence ATGTCGTCCGTCGTCGACTTCGTCAACGTGTCCACCGTCGGGTTGGAGTCGTCACCCGTGGCGGACGCGCTCGCCGGTCTCCGGGCGAACGAGGCGAGGTACTTCACGAACAAGTACGACCTCGAGTTCACGACCGAACGAGCAGCGGACGTCCCGGACCTCGTCGAGTACGTGGCCCGGGTGCTCCGGGAGCGGGACATCGAGATCGCGTCGACGCCGCTCGAGGCCACCGAGTTCGAGGTCGAGGGCGTCCGGTGGACCTACGTCTTCTACGAGTCCGGTCTGTCGATCAACGTCCTGTACACGCTCGAGCCGGGCGGGAAGCGCGCGGTCGGGTTCAAGCTCTCCGACGGCATGGAGGTGCCGGAGGAACTCGCGGACAAGTTCAAGTTCGTGCGGCAGCGGTCGAAGCTCGCGGGGACGATCCGTGGCTCGTACTTCGTGGTCAAGGGCGAGTACTGA
- a CDS encoding isocitrate lyase/phosphoenolpyruvate mutase family protein, translating into MSTSTADKASTLKQLHEAPEILRVVNVWDAISAKVVSDLPETRAIATAGHSIAASHGYDDGGMPLDLALAGAATVAAATDLPVTADLDDGYEDPAETIRRAIGAGIVGANVEDRLRPFDEAVARVAAITAAAEAEGIAFQLNARTDAIARGGDRPIDESIEDAIARGKAFLDNGAALVFVPGAIQRDVVERLVDGLGRGKLSVIGLPGALPAAEYEELGVARISYGPLTQRVALRALRDLATDLYGGGVVPEDTPALN; encoded by the coding sequence ATGAGCACGAGCACCGCCGACAAGGCATCCACCCTCAAGCAGCTGCACGAAGCCCCCGAGATCCTCCGCGTCGTCAACGTGTGGGACGCGATCAGCGCGAAGGTGGTGAGCGACCTGCCGGAGACGCGGGCGATCGCCACCGCCGGACACTCGATCGCCGCGAGTCACGGCTACGACGACGGCGGCATGCCCCTCGACCTCGCCCTCGCCGGCGCCGCGACCGTCGCAGCCGCCACCGACCTGCCCGTCACCGCCGACCTCGACGACGGCTACGAGGACCCCGCCGAGACGATCCGCCGCGCGATCGGCGCCGGCATCGTCGGCGCGAACGTCGAGGACCGCCTGCGCCCCTTCGACGAGGCCGTCGCGCGGGTCGCGGCGATCACCGCCGCTGCCGAGGCCGAGGGCATCGCCTTCCAGCTCAACGCCCGCACCGATGCCATCGCCCGCGGCGGTGACCGCCCGATCGACGAGAGCATCGAGGACGCCATCGCCCGCGGGAAGGCGTTCCTCGACAACGGCGCCGCCCTCGTGTTCGTCCCGGGAGCGATCCAGCGCGACGTCGTCGAGCGGCTCGTGGACGGCCTCGGTCGGGGCAAGCTCTCCGTGATCGGCCTGCCGGGTGCCCTCCCCGCAGCCGAGTACGAGGAGCTCGGCGTCGCCCGCATCTCCTACGGCCCGCTGACGCAGCGCGTCGCGCTCCGCGCGCTGCGCGACCTCGCGACCGACCTGTACGGCGGTGGCGTCGTGCCGGAGGACACCCCGGCCCTCAACTGA
- a CDS encoding helix-turn-helix transcriptional regulator, giving the protein METPRGQHEQSALASFLRARRAALAPDDVGLPVDPRRRVTGLRREEVARLAGISVEYYRRLEQGSGHQMSLQVCASLARALRLDRSGVAYLQRLALPGAEAVYDVHRGEAPPPDLVEMITLWDHTAAYIIDRNQDVLVLNDLMRAVAPGYMEIGNNLGLMQFEAPPEVRALPSWVEGARTTVSRLRYYGNPSDPRWQEIIALLLDDEDFADLWRRHEAHPMTSGRAPNFFPDHGWVDLRWQVLEAHPGLYTLVCYGAPGSLGERALAELRAGRGASRSADSGEGRDTDRDTDRSDGLVGPPRDNVTTPTDGSRLARYRAGYSQGHDSPAQHP; this is encoded by the coding sequence GTGGAGACCCCTCGCGGACAGCACGAGCAGAGCGCCCTCGCGAGCTTCCTCCGTGCGCGTCGTGCGGCGCTCGCGCCGGACGACGTCGGGTTGCCCGTCGATCCGCGGCGACGCGTCACCGGGCTCCGGCGCGAGGAGGTCGCCCGCCTCGCGGGCATCAGCGTCGAGTACTACCGCCGACTGGAGCAGGGCAGCGGGCACCAGATGTCCTTGCAGGTGTGCGCGTCGCTCGCCCGGGCGCTGCGCCTCGACCGGTCGGGCGTGGCCTACCTGCAGCGGCTTGCGCTCCCCGGCGCCGAGGCCGTGTACGACGTCCACCGCGGCGAGGCGCCTCCGCCGGACCTCGTCGAGATGATCACGCTCTGGGACCACACCGCGGCGTACATCATCGACCGCAACCAGGACGTCCTCGTCCTCAACGACCTGATGCGTGCCGTCGCTCCCGGGTACATGGAGATCGGCAACAACCTCGGTCTCATGCAGTTCGAGGCGCCGCCCGAGGTCAGGGCGCTGCCGTCGTGGGTCGAGGGGGCGCGGACGACCGTCTCCCGCCTGCGCTACTACGGCAACCCCTCCGACCCGCGCTGGCAGGAGATCATCGCGCTGCTCCTCGACGACGAGGACTTCGCCGACCTGTGGCGTCGGCACGAGGCGCACCCCATGACCTCCGGTCGTGCTCCGAACTTCTTCCCCGACCACGGATGGGTCGACCTGCGATGGCAGGTGCTCGAGGCGCACCCCGGGCTCTACACGCTCGTCTGCTACGGCGCGCCGGGAAGCCTCGGGGAACGGGCGCTCGCCGAGCTGCGAGCCGGTCGCGGAGCCAGCCGAAGCGCCGACAGCGGCGAGGGACGCGACACCGACCGCGACACCGACCGCAGCGACGGCCTCGTCGGACCGCCGCGCGACAACGTGACGACTCCCACCGACGGCAGCCGACTCGCGCGGTACCGAGCCGGGTACTCGCAGGGGCACGACAGCCCGGCACAGCACCCCTAG
- a CDS encoding FBP domain-containing protein: MKPLTEADIRSSFVNATPEELEQLPIPGLHEMLWDEREFLGWRDPQAARRGYIVSWIDDLPVGIVVRSAGGSLRPGIAAMCSFCHSPQPATQVRLFSAARGGESGRNGNTIGSYICEDLGCSMLIRTAPPHLNPPATIAMRGEALLRRVRSFTEDVAKTA, from the coding sequence GTGAAGCCACTGACCGAAGCAGACATCCGCTCGTCGTTCGTCAACGCCACCCCGGAGGAGCTCGAGCAGCTCCCCATCCCGGGGCTGCACGAGATGCTCTGGGACGAGCGCGAGTTCCTCGGGTGGCGCGACCCGCAGGCCGCACGCCGCGGCTACATCGTGTCGTGGATCGACGACCTTCCCGTCGGCATCGTGGTCCGGTCCGCCGGCGGCTCGCTGCGTCCGGGCATCGCGGCGATGTGCTCGTTCTGCCACTCCCCGCAGCCGGCGACGCAGGTGCGTCTCTTCTCCGCGGCCCGAGGTGGGGAGTCCGGTCGGAACGGCAACACCATCGGGTCGTACATCTGCGAGGACCTCGGCTGCTCCATGCTCATCCGCACGGCGCCGCCGCACCTCAACCCGCCGGCGACGATCGCGATGCGCGGCGAGGCGCTGCTGCGTCGGGTCCGCAGCTTCACCGAGGACGTCGCGAAGACCGCGTAG
- a CDS encoding aminotransferase class I/II-fold pyridoxal phosphate-dependent enzyme: MAHDEQDPVGDLRGVRTSIKWTRYAPDVLPLFVAEMDHEVAPEIRQALIERVQQSDLGYLDGPGPLAPAFAGFARDRWGWDVDPGRVYLATDVSVGIVESLRLALPDGGRVAITPPVYPPFFELVEEARCQVEEVPLLEQWGDYRLDLAGLERAFADGVGVFLLCNPHNPVGLVHDRADLVALAELAARYDVLVISDEIHAPLTHPGVRFTPFAMVAEPLGARSVCVTSASKGWNLAGVKCSVIVAGDDRTAALLDTLWEEVACRTSILGLHANTAAFTLATGWLDDVVARIVANERLLGSLLAEHLPGVVYTRPRAGYLAWLDFRGIGLGDDPAVPLREHAYVALNSGLGFGSEGRGFARLNLACSPETLREAVFRIAAAYPSSTQEGLVWHVA; encoded by the coding sequence ATGGCGCACGACGAGCAGGACCCGGTCGGGGACCTCCGCGGGGTCCGCACGAGCATCAAGTGGACGCGGTACGCACCCGACGTGCTGCCGCTGTTCGTCGCCGAGATGGACCACGAGGTGGCGCCGGAGATCCGGCAGGCGCTCATCGAGCGGGTGCAGCAGTCCGACCTCGGCTACCTCGACGGGCCCGGGCCGCTCGCGCCGGCCTTCGCCGGCTTCGCGCGCGACCGCTGGGGCTGGGACGTCGACCCGGGGCGGGTGTACCTCGCGACGGACGTGAGCGTGGGCATCGTCGAGTCGCTGCGGCTGGCGCTGCCGGACGGTGGCAGGGTCGCGATCACGCCGCCGGTCTACCCGCCGTTCTTCGAGCTGGTGGAGGAGGCTCGATGTCAGGTCGAGGAGGTGCCGCTCCTCGAACAGTGGGGCGACTACCGGCTCGACCTCGCGGGCCTCGAGCGGGCCTTCGCCGACGGCGTCGGGGTCTTCCTGCTCTGCAACCCGCACAACCCGGTCGGGCTCGTGCACGACCGCGCCGACCTCGTGGCGCTCGCCGAACTGGCCGCGCGGTACGACGTGCTCGTCATCAGCGACGAGATCCACGCGCCGCTCACGCACCCGGGCGTGCGGTTCACCCCGTTCGCGATGGTCGCGGAGCCGCTCGGCGCCCGGAGCGTGTGCGTGACGAGTGCGAGCAAGGGGTGGAACCTCGCGGGTGTGAAGTGCTCGGTCATCGTCGCCGGGGACGATCGGACCGCGGCGCTCCTCGACACCCTGTGGGAGGAGGTCGCCTGCCGGACGAGCATCCTCGGGCTGCACGCCAACACGGCGGCGTTCACCCTCGCGACCGGGTGGCTCGACGACGTCGTCGCGCGGATCGTCGCGAACGAACGGCTGCTCGGGTCACTGCTCGCCGAGCACCTGCCCGGTGTCGTGTACACCCGGCCGCGTGCCGGCTACCTGGCGTGGCTCGACTTCCGGGGCATCGGGCTCGGGGACGACCCGGCGGTGCCGCTGCGGGAGCACGCGTACGTCGCCCTGAACTCGGGGCTGGGGTTCGGGTCCGAGGGACGGGGGTTCGCGCGCCTGAACCTGGCGTGTTCGCCGGAGACGCTGCGCGAGGCGGTGTTCCGGATCGCGGCGGCGTACCCGTCGAGCACGCAGGAGGGGCTCGTCTGGCACGTGGCGTGA
- a CDS encoding GNAT family N-acetyltransferase produces MRIHERADADQDALVEVLWRVHVFGYPAVWPDDPAAWLAPTGLRAAWVAVVDDRVVGHVGIAVPAPGRMPEVTRLFVDPDHRGRGIADALLDAAEQSVPGSHLRLDVTEDAPGAWRLYERRGWCLTGRGPADWCTPSGEVPTLRFYAKRIG; encoded by the coding sequence ATGCGCATCCACGAACGGGCCGATGCCGACCAGGACGCCCTGGTCGAGGTCCTCTGGCGCGTCCACGTGTTCGGCTACCCCGCCGTCTGGCCGGACGATCCTGCCGCGTGGCTGGCGCCGACGGGTCTCCGCGCCGCGTGGGTCGCCGTCGTCGACGACCGGGTCGTCGGGCACGTCGGCATCGCCGTCCCGGCACCGGGCCGCATGCCCGAGGTCACACGGCTCTTCGTCGACCCGGACCACCGCGGTCGGGGCATCGCCGACGCGCTGCTCGACGCCGCGGAGCAGTCGGTGCCCGGCTCGCACCTCCGGCTCGACGTGACCGAGGACGCCCCCGGCGCCTGGCGGCTCTACGAACGGCGCGGCTGGTGTCTGACGGGCCGCGGACCGGCGGACTGGTGCACGCCGTCGGGCGAGGTCCCCACCCTCCGCTTCTACGCGAAGCGCATCGGCTGA